AATGATCGCCGACCAATTGCACCGCGAAGGGTATGTCCATCGACCAAGCCAGCCTCGACTGTCACCCGGCACTATCTCCTACATGCTGGCGAACCGCTTCTACGTCGGCGAGCTTCCTTGGCGGGGTCAGGTCTATCCCGGCAAGCATCAGCCCTTGATCGACCGGCACACCTTCGCTCTGTGCCAAGCGAATCTTGCGGGCAAGAACCGCCGTACCCGGCGGATCACGCACACATTCGCCAGCGGGCTCTTTCGCTGCAGGCACTGCGATGCCACGATGACGGGCGAGCGCATCCGCCGCAAGCAGATGGACGGCTCGGTCAAAATCCATTGTTACTACCGATGCGCGAACAACCGCCCTCCGGCAAGGCATCCACGCGTTCGGTGGCGTGAAGCGGACATCGAGCAGGCGGTGCTCGATCAGTTGAACTACCTGCGAATGCCCACGCCCGAACTGCGTGATTGGCTTTTGGACGTTCTCAAGCAAGCGACGGGTCAACTGCACGACGAGCAGGTGAAGCAGATACGCATGTTGAAGCGGCGGGCGACTGAGCTGTCAAAGCAGCGCGATCGGTTAATGACGCTGTACCTGCAGGACGAGGTCAACACGGCCAGGTTCCGGGAGATGAGAGACAACCTGCAGCAACAAGTTAACCAGATCGAAGCAGCGATCTCCAGGCTCGGCAGCGAGGGGGCAGTCGGTTCGGGCGTCGCCGAGCGAGCGTTCGACTTCACGCAGAACCCAGTGGAAGGATGGCGGCAGCTCGATATGGCCGGCAAGCAGCGGATTCTGCGGGCGGTGTCGACGCGCCGCACGCTGACCAGAAAACGTGTCAACTTGGAGTTGCGAAAACCGTTCAGCTTGGTCAAGTTCCACCGGCTTGGTAACGCCGAGCATGTGGACTGATGGCGGTGGGGGGCGGAGAATGCGAAAAGGTGAGATTTTGAGACTTCGGCCCAAAAACCGACGTTATTGGCTTTGAATCGCGGCTTTTGGATGTCTCAAAAGTCTCAATGTGCAGCGGCGATGAGACTGCTTGGCAAGGAGAGGCGGAGAACTCGAAAACGGGCGATTTTGGCACTTTGGGTCGAAAATCGGCCCTCGTAAGCTGGAATCGAGGGTTTTGGCAGTGTCATGATTCGCGCCGCTGGCACTCTTTTGACACGCGCCCCGCCGTCATCGGAAGCGGGATTATGGTCCCAGTTGCTTGAAGGCCTCGCGCGGTTTGCCGTAGTGACGGGACTTATCACACGCCAGTGCTGACAGTAGATAGTCGTTGAGCTTAAACCCGACATCGTGTGGCGCGATATCCCCATCGGCGAGCAAATCCTTGGCAGCAGCGACGAGTTCATTCATCGATCCGGTGACCGTTCGGTTCAGCGCCTTGCGGAACCGGATCGTTCCGGTGGCGGGCGCGATGAACTGCCGGTAGACAAATACCAAACCGTCATCCTGCATGAACTCACGAATGCTGCTGAACGCGCGCACAATGAATTCGTGGTCGCTGGTGATGCCTCTGCCGTACATCACGGACGAGTAGAGTGATCGGGTGTTGCTGATGAGGATGTACTGCGTCCGGTCGGCGGTGAACAGCCGGGCCGACCAGTCCACGTAGGGATTCTCGTCGAGCGGTGCGGCTGCCATGGAGCCGACTTTGATCTTGGTGTTCAGGTTCTGCGCGAGTCGAAAGATCATCGGGTCTCCCCAAGCGCGGCGCGTTCATCCTTAATTGTGACGGCGTCGATCGATCCGCCGTGGTAGTAGGTGGCAACCTTGAGCAGAATCAGGTCGGAGTCGTCACAGAATGGTTTGAGTTGATCCGCGATGGCCAAGGCGTCATTGGTGCTGGCGGCTGACCATTGCATGTCCCGCACGCCTTCCATTTCGGTTGTCTCGAACGGGTCTTGGCCGGCGGCTTTGATCAATTGCTCGAGCAGGCCGGGTGCATCAGCCGATACACGAATCCAAGCGGTCACGATGCACTGTGTCGTCTTCATTCGCTCATCGTACAACGCCAGCGGATAGGTGAAAACCGATCTACGGTGGATCATGGATCGTAGCTTGTCCCCGGTCCCGGTCCGCAAGACGAAGCAGTGCCAGGCCGGTGCCATTGCAGTGCCAATCCACGATGGCACCGGTGCCAAGTCGTCTCTGTCACCGGTCGAGACGCGAAATCGGCCCGCCAAAGAGCCCAATTTGCCGGTTTCGGGGCCACTCCGATGATCTTCGCGTGTCCCGGTATTTCCCTCCATTGTGCGACACTGAACGAAGTCCGACGCCGCCGACGGCGGGCCATGCACGGTTTCGTGACACTCCGGCCGGAGGCACGCCATGCCGCATCGCATTTCGCGTCGCACGTTCCTGACCACCAGCGCCGCCGCCTTGGCCGGCGCACCGCTCTGCCGTGCGGCGGGCCACGCCCCCGCCCCGACGGCGGAAGAGGCCATCGCGTTTTTCCACATCGGCGATACGCACTACCGCGCCGACGAGAATACGCCGACGAAACTGCTTGAGGACTCCGCGACGACGACCCGGGGCCTGATCGACACGCTCAACCGACTGCCCGGCGAGGCGATTCCCGATGCCGCCGGCGGCGGGCAGGTCGCCGTGCCGCGCGGCGTGATCCATGCCGGCGACCTGATCGACTCCGGCGACAAGAACGGCGACGTCCATCAGACGATGCAGCAGACGGAATGGGCGGCCTACGCGGCCGACTTCGGCGTGGTCGGCGGCGACGCTCGGCTCCGGTACCCCGTTTACGAAGTGCATGGCAATCACGACGGACCCGGCGGCAGGGGACTGGTCATCGACCGCATCATCGAGCGCAACCGCCGCCGCACCGGCATCGATCACATCAGCGCCAACGGACTGCATTACGCATGGAGCTGGGGAGCTGTACGGTTCATCAACCTCGGCATCGTCGTCGGGTCGGACCCGGCGGTGAAACAGCACCGCCGCTACAACCCGCTGGACAGTCTGGACTTCCTAGTCGACGATCTGCGGGGGCACGTCGCCGACAAATCGACGCCCGTCGTCATCACGCATCACATCGACGTCGCCCGCTACTGCACCGCGCCGGACCCGGCGGATGCCGCCAACGAAAACCGCGAGTGGAACCCCTGCGATGTCGCCGCGTACTTCCGCGCGATTGAGCCGTACAACATCGCGGCGATTCTCTACGGTCACACGCACGCGCGGAACGTCTTTACATGGGACGGCCGCTCCGCCAAGGCCGCCGAGGGCATCGGCGTCTTCAACGTCGACAACTCTTCGCACTTCCATTCCGAGACGCAGAGCTTTTTCTATTTCGAGATCTCGCCGCGGCAGATCGTCGCCCGCGAGTACACGACCAAGGACCGCTGGCGGAGCGGTTTCTGGACCCCGCAGGTCTGGCGCAAGACGTTCGCCTGATTCCCGGGCCATCGACGCAGATCATGGGCAAGAGGGCTTTTTGCCCCGCCGGTGCGTTCCCGCGCTTCGATTAGGGAAATCTCGCACGCGCAAAACATATCTATTTGGATATACTTAACCAAAATATGCCGATCATGGCACTAGCGGGACATTCGTATCTACAGACAGCAGCAGGAGTCCACGATGAACGGCTCGTTTGGCAAGGACGCCCCACCGGCGGCGATCGGGCGGAGCGGGAAAGATGGCGGGTCGGGCGGTGCGGCGGGGGCGGAGGCCTCCGCCCCCGCGCCGATCCTTGAGCGATTCACTTACGACGACGCGATCGTCCGCATGTTCGCCGCGGCGACGGTGATCTGGGCGCTGGTGGCGATGGCGGCGGGCGTGTTCATCGCGCTGGAATTGGCGTTTCCGAATCTGAGCGGGGGCATCGGCTACCTGAGCTTCGGCCGGCTCCGCCCGCTGCACACCAACGCCGCGATCTTCGCCTTCGCCGGCAACGCCATCTTCGCCGCCATCTACTACTCGACGCAGCGCCTGTGCAAAGCCCGCATGTACAGCGATACGCTCAGCCGCCTGCACTTCTGGGGCTGGCAGCTTGTCATCGTCTGCGCGGCGCTGACCTTGCCGCTGGGCATCACGCAGAGCAAGGAGTACGCCGAGCTGGAGTGGCCCATCGACCTGCTCATCGCGGTCGTCTGGGTGGGGTTCTTCGGCGTGAACTTCTTCGGCACGCTCGCCCGCCGGCGCGAGCGGCACATGTACGTCGCGCTCTGGTTCTACATCGCCACGATCATCACCGTCGCGGTGCTTCACGTGTTCAACAACCTTGTCCTGCCCGCCAGCTTTCTCAAAAGCTATTCGATCTACGCCGGCGTGCAGGATGCGTTCATGCAGTGGTGGTACGGACACAACGCCGTGGCCTTCTTTCTGACGACGCCGTTTTTGGGGTTGATGTATTACTTTCTCCCGAAGGCGGCGCAGCGTCCGGTGTTCAGCTACAAGCTGAGCATTCTGCATTTCTGGTCGCTGGTGTTCATCTACATCTGGGCCGGTCCGCACCATCTGCATTACACCGCGCTGCCCGAGTGGGCGTCCTCGCTGGGCATGGTGTTCTCGCTCATGCTCTGGATGCCCTCCTGGGGCGGCGGGATCAACGGGCTATTGACGCTTCGCGGCGCCTGGCACAAAGTCACCGCCGACCCCGTGCTCAAGTTCTTCGTCGTCGGCATCACGTTCTACATGATGTCCACCTTCGAAGGCCCGATGCTCTCCATCAAATCCGTCAACGCGCTGAGCCACTACACTGACTGGACCATCGCGCACGTCCACTCCGGCGCGCTGGGCTGGAACGGATTTCTCGCGTTCGGCATGATCTACTGGCTTTTACCCCGTATTTTTCAGGCCCCGCTGCATTCGCAGCGCCTCGCCAACACGCACTTCTGGCTCGCCACCATCGGCATCCTGCTCTACGTCATCGCCATCTACGTCGCCGGTCTGACGCAGGGGCTCATGTGGCGCGCGATGGATGATCAGGGCGGGCTGACCTACAACTTCGTCGAAACGCTCACCGCGATCCTGCCGATGTACTACGTCCGCGCCGTCGGCGGGGGCATGTACCTCATCGGCGCGTTCATGCTCGGGTACAACTTCCTTCGCACATGGCAGGCCCGCCCCGCCGTGTACGAGACCCCCGAGCACACCGCCCCGCCGCTCGACCCCGGTTACATCGAGCCGCCGGTCAAGTCCCGCCTCACCGGGCACACCACCGCGGAGTGGGGCAAGAAGATGGACATCTTCACCCGTCTCGGGTGGCACCGGAAGTGGGAAGGACTGCCCGCTCGATTCACAGTCTGGGTGCTCATCGCTGTGCTGACCGCGTCGCTCTTTGAGATCATTCCAACGTTCCTGATCCGCTCCAATGTGCCGACGATCACCTCGGTCAAGCCGTACACTCCGCTGGAGCTTGCCGGGCGCGACATCTATGTGTCGGAGGGTTGCTACAACTGTCATTCACAGATGATCCGTCCGATCTTTGCCGAGACGCAGCGTTACGGGAAATATTCGCAGGCGGGCGAGTTCGTGTATGACCATCCGTTCCAGTGGGGCTCGCGCCGGATCGGGCCGGACATGGCGCGCGAAGGCGGACTCAAGTCGGACCTGTGGCACGTGCTGCACTTCCGCAATCCGCGCGACATGACCGCTCAGTCGATCATGCCGGCGTATCCCTACCTGCTGACCAACCCGATCGACTTTGACGCACTGGCCCGCGCGGTGCGTGCGAATGCGGCGTTGGGCGTCCCCTACACCGACGACGAAAAGGCGCATGCCGTCGAACTCGCCAAGGTGCAGGCCGCACGGATCGCCGCCGACATCGTCGCACAGGGCGGCCCGGCGGACCTCGCCGACAAACAGGTCATCGCCATCACCGCTTACCTCCAGCGCCTCGGCACCGACCTGACCGGCAAACCCGCACCCGCACCGACCTCAACCCCCGCCCCCGCCGTCAGCGCCGCACCGCACGAAGGAGCACGATGATGCTCAGCGAATCCGTCGCACAAAGCGGCACCGCCCTCTTCGCCATCGCCGCCCTGGTGATCTTCTTCACCTTCTTCACCGCGATGTGCTTCTGGGTCGCCCGCCGACCCGCCGATCAGATGGACCGCTCCGCTCATCTGCCCATCGACGACGCCCCGCTCTCCAACGAAAGCGCCAACCATGAGTGACGAACACAAACCCGACATTCTCTCCGACCACGAATACGACGGCATCCGCGAGTATGACAATCCGATGCCCGGATGGTGGGTCGCCGTCTTCTGGATCACCATCATCTTCGCCGGCCTTTACATGATGTGGTACCACGGCAGCGTGTACGGCTCGTCCGTCCGCGGCGAATATCAGGCCGCCGTCGAAGCCAACATGCTCAAACAACTCGCCGCCTTCGGCGAACTCAAGCCCGACGCCCCCACCCTGATCAAACTCACCGAAAACGAAATCGCCATGAACCGCGGGCGCACCATCTTCCAATCCTACTGCATCGCCTGTCACGGCCCCGAAGGCCAGGGACTCGTCGGCCCCAACATGACCGATGACGCCTACAAGAACGTCAAGGTCATCGCCGACATCCCCAAGGTCGTCGCCAACGGCGCCGCCAACGGCACGATGCCCGCATGGAAAGCCATGCTCTCCGAGCCGGACATCATCATCGTCTCCGCCTACGTCGCCACGCTGCGCGGCAAGAACCTCCCCGGCCCGCGACCGGCCGAGGGAAACGTCATCGCCCCGTGGAGCGCCGACGAAAAGTGAGCGACACGCATCATGGGCGAACCCCAACGCACATCCCTGCTTGACGCGCCCGAGCATGTGCTCTCCACGCTCCAAAAGGACGGCTCGCGCCGATGGCTGCGCCCCCGACTTTCGCATGGACATTTTCTGACCGCCCGCCGCATCGCCGCCTATCTCCTCATCGTGATCTTCACGGCGATTCCCTACACCTCGATCAACGGCAAGCCGACGATCCTGCTCGATGTCGTGCACCGGCAGTTCACGCTGTTCGGCAAGACGTTTTTACCGACGGACACCGTGCTGCTCGCGCTGGGCATGGTCGGATTCATCATCACGATCTTCCTGTTCACCGCGGTGCTCGGGCGCGTGTGGTGCGGGTGGGCATGCCCGCAGACGGTCTACATGGAATTCGTCTTCCGCCCCATCGAACGCCTCTGTCACGGCACCGCCGGCCGCGGCGGCGCCGCCAATCGACCCGTCCCCAAATGGCGCATGGCCCTCAAGCACGTCCTCTACTTCCTCATCAGCATCTATCTCGCGCACACCTTCCTCGCCTACTTCGTCGGCGTCGAAAACCTGCGACATTGGATCCTC
The DNA window shown above is from Planctomycetota bacterium and carries:
- the ccoN gene encoding cytochrome-c oxidase, cbb3-type subunit I encodes the protein MNGSFGKDAPPAAIGRSGKDGGSGGAAGAEASAPAPILERFTYDDAIVRMFAAATVIWALVAMAAGVFIALELAFPNLSGGIGYLSFGRLRPLHTNAAIFAFAGNAIFAAIYYSTQRLCKARMYSDTLSRLHFWGWQLVIVCAALTLPLGITQSKEYAELEWPIDLLIAVVWVGFFGVNFFGTLARRRERHMYVALWFYIATIITVAVLHVFNNLVLPASFLKSYSIYAGVQDAFMQWWYGHNAVAFFLTTPFLGLMYYFLPKAAQRPVFSYKLSILHFWSLVFIYIWAGPHHLHYTALPEWASSLGMVFSLMLWMPSWGGGINGLLTLRGAWHKVTADPVLKFFVVGITFYMMSTFEGPMLSIKSVNALSHYTDWTIAHVHSGALGWNGFLAFGMIYWLLPRIFQAPLHSQRLANTHFWLATIGILLYVIAIYVAGLTQGLMWRAMDDQGGLTYNFVETLTAILPMYYVRAVGGGMYLIGAFMLGYNFLRTWQARPAVYETPEHTAPPLDPGYIEPPVKSRLTGHTTAEWGKKMDIFTRLGWHRKWEGLPARFTVWVLIAVLTASLFEIIPTFLIRSNVPTITSVKPYTPLELAGRDIYVSEGCYNCHSQMIRPIFAETQRYGKYSQAGEFVYDHPFQWGSRRIGPDMAREGGLKSDLWHVLHFRNPRDMTAQSIMPAYPYLLTNPIDFDALARAVRANAALGVPYTDDEKAHAVELAKVQAARIAADIVAQGGPADLADKQVIAITAYLQRLGTDLTGKPAPAPTSTPAPAVSAAPHEGAR
- a CDS encoding c-type cytochrome; this translates as MSDEHKPDILSDHEYDGIREYDNPMPGWWVAVFWITIIFAGLYMMWYHGSVYGSSVRGEYQAAVEANMLKQLAAFGELKPDAPTLIKLTENEIAMNRGRTIFQSYCIACHGPEGQGLVGPNMTDDAYKNVKVIADIPKVVANGAANGTMPAWKAMLSEPDIIIVSAYVATLRGKNLPGPRPAEGNVIAPWSADEK